A window of Vigna unguiculata cultivar IT97K-499-35 chromosome 4, ASM411807v1, whole genome shotgun sequence contains these coding sequences:
- the LOC114181613 gene encoding uncharacterized protein LOC114181613 yields the protein MACWSAENATKAYLNTLKMGQKAKEPAVSEFISALAAGNNAHQMVVACPGAADSITLALVSAAHQTGGHVVCIVSSHDELNASKKVLGVNASEVQFIVGEVQQELLLLRQADFVVIDCNHVSHGEIVKAIQDGGMQNGAVVVGCNALSCRGSWWSSGSRTQLLPIGKGLLVTRFGASAASPKHGSGVSKTRSSRWIVKVDKCTGEEHVYKIRVPQGKVIQA from the exons ATGGCTTGCTGGTCTGCAGAAAATGCCACAAAGGCCTATCTCAACACACTGAAAATG GGTCAAAAGGCAAAAGAGCCAGCAGTTTCAGAGTTCATATCAGCACTAGCTGCTGGCAACAATGCGCACCAGATGGTTGTGGCATGTCCTGGTGCAGCAGACTCCATCACGCTGGCATTAGTCAGTGCTGCACATCAAACCGGTGGCCATGTTGTCTGCATTGTCTCAAGCCATGATGAATTAAATGCCTCAAAAAAGGTTCTTGGAGTGAATGCCAGTGAAGTTCAGTTCATTGTTGGAGAGGTTCAACAAGAACTACTTTTGTTGAGGCAAGCAGATTTTGTGGTGATTGATTGCAACCATGTGAGCCATGGAGAGATTGTTAAGGCAATCCAAGATGGTGGCATGCAAAATGGTGCAGTTGTTGTTGGCTGCAATGCACTCAGCTGCAGAGGGTCATGGTGGTCTTCTGGATCAAGAACCCAGTTGCTGCCTATAGGAAAAGGGCTTCTGGTGACAAGATTTGGAGCAAGTGCTGCAAGTCCGAAACATGGATCTGGAGTGAGTAAGACCAGAAGTAGTCGTTGGATTGTTAAGGTAGATAAATGCACTGGTGAAGAACATGTGTACAAGATCAGAGTTCCACAGGGAAAAGTGATTCAAGCTTGA
- the LOC114182451 gene encoding probable LRR receptor-like serine/threonine-protein kinase At5g10290: MACSVHLLPLFFTLLVLLFNPTRVCGNDELKALMDLKSSLDPEGRFLSSWTMDGNPCGGFFEGVACNEKGQVANVSLQGKGLSGKLSPAIGGLKHLTGLYLHYNSLYGEIPREVANLTELSDLYLNVNHLSGEIPPEIGKIEKLQVLQLCYNQLTGSIPTQLGDLKKLSVLALQSNQLAGAIPATLGDLEMLTRLDLSSNILFGSIPTKLANLPSLQVLDVHNNTLSGNVPTALKRLEEGFVYENNVGLCGVGFSSLKACTASSNVNLTRPEPYGAGVGSISRDIPETANVKFPCNTTHCQNPSKSKQATSITVGIVLVTIAVSAIGVLTFTVYRRRKQKLGSAFDTSEGRLSTDQAKSIYRKNGSPLVSLEYANGWDPLADSRNFNGDKQDLFQSFRFNLEEVESATQYFSELNLLGKSNFSATYKGVLRDGSAVAIKSISKTSCKSDEAEFLKGLNILTSLRNEHLVRLRGFCCSRGRGECFLVYDFVPNGNLTRYLDVKEGDGEVLEWSTRVSIVKGIAKGIAYLHAHKANKPALVHQNISAEKVVIDRRYNPMLSDSGLYKLLTNDIVFSALKGSAAKGYLAPEYTTTGRFTEKSDVYAFGVLLFQIITGKQKITSAMRLAAESFTFQEFIDPNLRGKFFEYEAAKLARMALLCSHESQFERPTMEAIVQELGNCSSCL, translated from the exons ATGGCTTGTTCAGTGCATCTCCTTCCACTCTTCTTCACCCTCCTGGTTTTGCTCTTCAACCCAACACGTGTTTGTGGTAATGACGAGCTTAAGGCTCTGATGGACCTGAAATCCAGTTTGGATCCAGAGGGGAGGTTTTTGTCCTCATGGACCATGGATGGCAACCCCTGTGGTGGATTCTTTGAGGGAGTGGCTTGCAATGAGAAGGGTCAGGTGGCAAATGTCTCTCTGCAGGGGAAAGGTCTCTCTGGGAAGCTTTCGCCAGCCATTGGTGGACTTAAGCACTTGACAGGACTCTACTTGCATTATAATTCTTTGTATGGGGAGATTCCAAGGGAAGTTGCAAACTTGACTGAGCTCAGTGACTTGTACCTGAATGTGAATCATTTGTCTGGTGAAATCCCACCCGAGATTGGCAAGATAGAGAAGCTTCAAG TTTTGCAGCTCTGTTATAACCAGTTAACAGGAAGCATACCTACACAGCTTGGCGATTTGAAAAAGCTCAGTGTTCTTGCTCTTCAGTCAAACCAGTTGGCTGGAGCTATCCCTGCTACTCTAGGAGATTTGGAAATGTTGACGAGGCTAGATTTGAGTTCTAATATTCTCTTTGGTTCCATTCCCACTAAACTAGCCAATCTTCCTTCACTGCAAGTTCTGGATGTTCACAACAACACTCTCTCTGGGAATGTACCTACAG CTTTGAAGAGACTAGAGGAGGGATTTGTGTATGAAAACAATGTGGGGTTATGTGGAGTTGGGTTTTCATCCTTGAAAGCTTGCACTGCTTCAAGTAATGTTAATCTCACTCGACCTGAACCTTATGGAGCAGGAGTTGGAAGTATCTCTAGAGATATACCAGAAACTGCTAATGTAAAGTTTCCTTGCAATACAACTCATTGCCAAAATCCATCAAAATCCAAACAAGCCACATCTATCACAGTTGGCATTGTTCTAGTAACAATTGCAGTATCAGCAATTGGTGTTTTGACCTTCACCGTGTATAGGCGCCGGAAACAAAAGCTTGGAAGTGCCTTTGATACCTCTGAAGGACGACTAAGTACAGATCAAGCCAAGAGTATATACAGGAAAAATGGATCTCCTTTGGTTAGCCTTGAGTATGCTAATGGGTGGGACCCTTTGGCTGATAGCAGGAATTTCAATGGGGATAAGCAAGATTTGTTTCAGAGCTTCAGGTTCAACTTGGAAGAAGTGGAGTCAGCTACTCAGTATTTCTCAGAGTTGAATCTGTTGGGGAAGAGCAACTTTAGTGCAACATATAAAGGGGTTTTGAGAGATGGATCTGCTGTTGCTATCAAGAGCATCAGTAAAACTAGTTGCAAATCAGATGAAGCTGAGTTTTTGAAGGGATTGAACATTTTGACCTCACTGAGAAATGAGCATTTAGTGAGGTTGAGAGGATTTTGTTGTTCAAGGGGACGAGGGGAATGCTTCCTGGTCTATGATTTTGTTCCTAATGGAAACCTTACACGCTACCTTGATGTGAAGGAAGGTGATGGAGAAGTTCTTGAATGGTCAACTAGAGTTTCTATTGTGAAAGGAATTGCTAAAG GTATAGCGTATTTACATGCACACAAAGCAAACAAACCAGCCCTTGTTCACCAAAACATTTCAGCTGAGAAAGTGGTAATCGATCGGCGGTACAACCCGATGCTTTCAGATTCCGGCCTGTACAAGCTTCTCACCAATGACATTGTCTTCTCTGCATTAAAGGGTAGTGCAGCAAAGGGATACTTGGCTCCAGAATACACCACAACTGGCCGGTTCACAGAGAAAAGTGATGTTTATGCATTTGGAGTGCTTCTTTTCCAGATTATCACAGGGAAACAGAAGATCACAAGTGCAATGCGCCTTGCAGCAGAGTCCTTTACATTCCAAGAATTTATTGACCCGAATTTGCGTGGCAAGTTCTTTGAATATGAGGCAGCTAAACTAGCAAGAATGGCTTTACTTTGCTCCCATGAATCTCAATTTGAGAGGCCAACCATGGAAGCCATTGTTCAAGAACTGGGGAATTGTAGTAGCTGTCTTTGA
- the LOC114182300 gene encoding chlorophyll a-b binding protein CP26, chloroplastic-like: MASLAASTAAASLGMSEMLGNPINLSGATRPAPSPSSPASFKTVALFSKKKAAPPKKAAAVAPANDELAKWYGPDRRIFLPEGLLDRSEIPEYLTGEVPGDYGYDPFGLSKKPEDFAKYQAFELIHARWAMLGAAGFIIPEAFNKYGANCGPEAVWFKTGALLLDGGTLNYFGKPIPINLIVAVIAEIVLVGGAEYYRIINGLNFEDKLHPGGPFDPLGLANDPDQAALLKVKEIKNGRLAMFAMLGFYFQAYVTGEGPVENLAKHLSDPFGNNLLTVIAGNAERAPTL, from the exons ATGGCTTCCCTTGCAGCTTCCACTGCTGCTGCATCCCTTGGCATGTCAGAAATGCTTGGAAACCCGATCAACCTCAGTGGTGCCACAAGGCCTGCTCCATCTCCCTCTAGCCCTGCCTCCTTCAAGACTGTGGCTCTTTTCTCCAAAAAGAAGGCAGCACCACCTAAAAAAGCTGCTGCTGTTGCCCCTGCCAATGATGAGCTTGCCAAGTGGTATG GTCCTGACAGAAGGATCTTCTTGCCAGAGGGTCTCTTGGACCGATCTGAGATCCCAGAGTACTTGACTGGAGAAGTCCCCGGAGA TTATGGTTATGATCCTTTTGGTCTCAGCAAGAAGCCAGAGGACTTTGCCAA ATATCAGGCATTTGAGTTGATTCACGCCAGATGGGCAATGCTTGGTGCAGCTGGATTCATCATTCCTGAGGCCTTCAACAAATATGGAGCAAACTGTGGTCCTGAGGCTGTTTGGTTCAAG ACAGGAGCTCTGCTTCTTGATGGGGGTACGTTGAACTACTTTGGGAAACCCATTCCCATCAATCTTATTGTGGCTGTCATTGCTGAGATAGTTCTTGTGGGAGGTGCAGAGTACTACAGAATTATCAATGGCCTG AATTTCGAAGACAAACTTCATCCAGGTGGTCCATTTGACCCATTGGGGCTTGCAAATGATCCAGATCAAGCTGCACTGCTAAAGGTGAAGGAAATCAAGAATGGTAGACTTGCTATGTTTGCCATGCTTGGTTTCTACTTCCAAGCCTATGTGACTGGAGAAGGTCCTGTTGAGAACCTTGCAAAGCATCTCAGTGACCCTTTTGGCAACAACTTGCTCACAGTCATTGCTGGAAATGCTGAAAGAGCTCCAACTCTCTAA